One part of the Sorangiineae bacterium MSr11954 genome encodes these proteins:
- a CDS encoding RidA family protein, with translation MTTTIRRINPPTLATPRGYSHIVEARGGRTVYIAGQVALDREGNLVGGGDLVAQTEQVFANLKAALSEVGADFTHVVKFGVFITKPLTPEDLAGVRGVRERYVGAGNVPPASTLVQVVALVLPELLIEIEAIAVVPDAP, from the coding sequence ATGACCACGACCATTCGACGCATCAACCCGCCTACGCTTGCGACGCCGCGTGGCTACAGCCACATCGTGGAGGCGCGGGGCGGACGAACCGTTTACATCGCCGGCCAAGTGGCCCTCGATCGCGAGGGGAACCTGGTGGGCGGCGGCGATCTGGTCGCGCAAACCGAGCAGGTGTTCGCCAACCTGAAGGCCGCCTTGAGCGAGGTGGGGGCCGACTTTACGCACGTCGTCAAATTCGGCGTCTTCATCACCAAGCCGCTCACCCCCGAGGATCTCGCCGGCGTTCGCGGTGTGCGCGAGCGCTATGTGGGGGCCGGAAACGTCCCTCCCGCGAGCACCTTGGTTCAAGTGGTGGCGCTGGTGCTCCCCGAGCTCCTCATCGAGATCGAAGCGATCGCCGTCGTGCCCGACGCGCCGTAG
- a CDS encoding SDR family oxidoreductase — protein MNLEGHNVVVVGGSSGIGWAVAKAVLAKGAEVVLAARNHDKLEKARAELGAGARVRSVVADIGREADVARLLEEARQGSAAQTVHHVVVTAADPAYQPLPTFDIEGARRVIDSKLLGPFLVAKHAAGVLDPQGSMTFTSGIAFERPAPQGSMVAAANGGIVSLVRALAIELAPIRVNTLSPGWVDTPIWDRLAGDSKPARFAQMAERLPARRIGRPEELAHAAIFLMENTFTTGTVLHVDGGHRMA, from the coding sequence ATGAATCTCGAAGGTCACAACGTCGTGGTCGTGGGGGGTAGCTCGGGCATTGGATGGGCCGTCGCGAAGGCGGTGCTCGCAAAGGGGGCCGAGGTCGTCCTTGCTGCGCGCAATCACGACAAATTGGAGAAGGCGCGCGCCGAGCTCGGGGCGGGCGCGCGCGTGCGCAGTGTCGTGGCAGACATCGGGCGCGAGGCGGATGTGGCGCGCCTGCTCGAGGAGGCGCGCCAGGGCAGCGCGGCCCAAACCGTTCATCATGTGGTGGTGACGGCAGCCGATCCCGCCTATCAACCCCTACCTACCTTCGACATCGAGGGCGCGCGCCGCGTGATCGACTCGAAGCTCTTGGGGCCCTTTCTGGTGGCCAAACACGCCGCGGGTGTCCTCGATCCCCAGGGCTCCATGACATTCACCTCGGGGATCGCCTTCGAGCGGCCCGCGCCCCAGGGATCCATGGTCGCCGCGGCCAATGGCGGCATTGTATCCTTGGTGCGGGCCTTGGCCATCGAGCTCGCGCCCATTCGCGTCAACACCCTCTCACCCGGGTGGGTCGATACGCCCATTTGGGATCGATTGGCGGGCGATTCGAAGCCCGCGCGGTTCGCACAAATGGCCGAGCGCCTACCCGCCCGGCGCATCGGCCGTCCCGAAGAGCTCGCGCACGCCGCGATCTTCCTCATGGAGAACACCTTCACCACCGGCACCGTGCTCCACGTCGACGGCGGACACCGCATGGCCTAG
- a CDS encoding AraC family transcriptional regulator yields the protein MTIPRRLSPPLVPEATFRALCRARELIHDGYGEPLTVREMARQAGFSPYHFLREFQVAFGMTPRQYLTHVRMARAKELLARSGASVTATCFDVGFSSVGSFSSLFSKRTGRSPIQYHREIAPLVQVPAGLVRVYIPFCFFEHLGPATT from the coding sequence ATGACGATCCCGCGACGACTTTCACCACCCCTGGTACCCGAGGCCACGTTTCGTGCGCTATGCCGCGCGCGCGAGCTCATTCACGACGGGTACGGCGAGCCGCTCACGGTGCGCGAGATGGCGCGGCAGGCGGGGTTTTCGCCCTACCACTTTCTTCGGGAGTTCCAGGTGGCGTTCGGCATGACGCCGCGGCAGTACCTCACGCACGTGCGCATGGCGCGCGCCAAGGAGCTCCTTGCCCGCTCGGGGGCTTCCGTCACCGCGACATGCTTCGACGTGGGCTTCTCCAGCGTCGGCTCCTTCAGCTCGCTCTTCTCGAAACGCACGGGGCGCTCGCCCATTCAGTACCATCGCGAGATCGCGCCGCTGGTTCAGGTTCCCGCAGGGTTGGTGCGGGTGTACATCCCTTTCTGTTTCTTCGAGCACCTCGGGCCCGCCACGACCTGA
- a CDS encoding LysR family transcriptional regulator: MFDPFTLDQLRAFVSVVEEGSFSAAARKLRRVQSAISTSMANLESQLGLPIWDRSTKIARLTDEGQAVLAGARRVLIEVDALKRRTAGMAMGLEASVSLCVDALFPVGALTDVCARFAEEFSAVDLRVDTQLLSAVSNRVLQGAATLGVVAPPGLAPGLECKAIAEVRMLPVTGPGHPLARLRAPIPMIRMADAVQIVLSERPAPSDAPSDPRAGTGVEDQGVLSPRTWRVADLHTKHAMLRANLGWGNLPEHLVKEDLREGRLVNIRPEVWPTGELMLRLFAIYRSDTTFGPAHRWLLEQLERSCAGSTARPKRPRRSSRSSHR, translated from the coding sequence ATGTTCGATCCCTTTACGCTCGACCAGCTTCGCGCGTTCGTCTCCGTCGTCGAGGAAGGGAGCTTCTCCGCCGCCGCGCGCAAGCTCCGGCGCGTGCAGTCGGCCATCAGCACCTCGATGGCCAACCTCGAGAGCCAGCTCGGCCTGCCCATTTGGGATCGATCCACCAAGATCGCGCGGCTCACGGACGAGGGGCAGGCGGTGCTCGCGGGCGCGCGGCGCGTGCTCATCGAGGTCGACGCGCTCAAGCGGCGCACGGCGGGTATGGCCATGGGCCTCGAGGCCTCCGTCTCGCTCTGCGTGGATGCGCTCTTTCCGGTCGGCGCGCTCACCGATGTGTGCGCGCGGTTCGCCGAGGAGTTCTCCGCCGTCGATCTCCGCGTCGACACGCAGCTCCTCTCGGCCGTGTCGAACCGCGTGCTGCAAGGGGCTGCCACCCTCGGCGTGGTGGCGCCGCCCGGGCTCGCGCCGGGGCTCGAGTGCAAGGCCATCGCGGAGGTGCGCATGCTCCCGGTGACCGGACCCGGCCACCCGCTCGCGCGCTTGCGCGCCCCCATTCCCATGATCCGCATGGCGGACGCCGTTCAAATCGTGCTCTCGGAGCGGCCCGCGCCCTCCGACGCGCCGAGCGATCCGCGCGCCGGGACGGGGGTCGAGGATCAAGGCGTGCTCTCGCCGCGCACCTGGCGCGTGGCCGATCTGCATACGAAGCACGCGATGCTGCGCGCGAACCTGGGGTGGGGGAACCTCCCCGAGCACCTCGTGAAGGAGGATCTGCGCGAGGGGAGGCTGGTCAACATCCGCCCCGAGGTCTGGCCCACCGGTGAGCTCATGCTGCGCCTGTTTGCCATTTACCGCAGCGACACCACCTTTGGCCCCGCCCACCGCTGGCTGCTCGAGCAGCTGGAGCGCTCCTGCGCGGGCAGCACGGCGCGACCGAAGCGCCCACGACGGTCCAGCCGGTCATCTCATCGCTAG
- a CDS encoding TIGR00366 family protein has translation MTTSVQAPNGGTQDNAIARLAQRFTVWTERFLPDAFGFVLVGTCIVFVFGLATGEALTRTPENVATATSGFGLVDAWGKGFWALITFTMQMTMIIVGGYAVAMSPPVARLIARLAQIPKTARGAIVFTAAVAMISGYLNWAFSLIFTAVLAREIARLIRGVDYRAIGAMAFLGLGTVWAQGLSGSAALQMASPASTPEALKKIIASARGGTGVIPLSDTIFLWQGMASTAIIFLVGLAMAWLLAPSPERAKTAEDLGITLKPLLAESEEAKIRSTRPGDWLEHSPLFAILLALLGFWYIVRHFANATGSPLNALDFNTINLMLLMLALVLHWRPLSMVTAVRSGCTAASGVLLQYPFYGGIFGMIAFTGLSKTIAGWLVSASSTLLFPPIIALYSCVLGIFVPSGGSKWLIEAPYVIDAANQLHVNQGWMVVVYDLGEASANLLQPFWMLPTLAILGLRARDVMGYTFAMFLACFPVVLVLVTGFAQTLPFP, from the coding sequence ATGACCACGAGTGTCCAAGCTCCGAACGGGGGAACGCAGGACAACGCGATTGCACGGCTCGCCCAGCGGTTCACCGTCTGGACCGAACGCTTCCTCCCGGACGCCTTCGGGTTCGTGCTGGTCGGGACGTGCATCGTGTTCGTCTTCGGCCTCGCCACCGGTGAGGCCCTCACCCGCACACCGGAGAACGTGGCCACCGCCACCTCGGGCTTCGGCTTGGTGGACGCGTGGGGCAAAGGCTTTTGGGCGCTGATCACGTTTACCATGCAAATGACGATGATCATCGTCGGCGGCTACGCGGTGGCCATGTCGCCGCCGGTGGCGCGCTTGATCGCGCGGCTGGCGCAGATCCCCAAGACCGCCCGCGGCGCCATCGTGTTCACCGCCGCGGTGGCCATGATCTCCGGCTACTTGAATTGGGCCTTCAGCCTGATCTTCACCGCCGTCCTGGCCCGCGAGATCGCGCGCTTGATCCGCGGCGTCGACTACCGTGCCATCGGGGCCATGGCCTTTCTCGGGCTCGGCACCGTGTGGGCGCAAGGCTTATCGGGATCGGCCGCTCTGCAAATGGCCAGTCCGGCCTCCACCCCGGAGGCGCTCAAAAAGATCATCGCCTCCGCGCGCGGCGGCACGGGTGTGATCCCGCTCTCCGACACCATCTTCTTGTGGCAGGGCATGGCCTCCACCGCCATCATCTTCCTGGTGGGCTTGGCCATGGCGTGGCTCCTCGCTCCGTCCCCCGAGCGCGCGAAGACGGCCGAGGATCTGGGCATCACCCTCAAGCCGCTCCTGGCCGAGAGCGAAGAGGCCAAGATCCGGAGCACGCGGCCCGGCGATTGGTTGGAGCATAGCCCCCTCTTCGCCATCCTCCTGGCGCTCTTGGGCTTCTGGTACATCGTTCGCCATTTTGCGAACGCCACCGGGAGCCCCCTGAATGCGCTCGACTTCAACACCATCAACTTGATGCTGCTGATGCTGGCGCTGGTCCTCCACTGGCGCCCGCTCTCCATGGTGACCGCCGTGCGCTCGGGGTGCACGGCGGCGTCGGGCGTGCTGCTGCAGTATCCGTTCTACGGCGGCATCTTCGGGATGATCGCCTTCACGGGGCTCTCCAAGACCATCGCCGGGTGGCTGGTCTCGGCGTCGAGCACCTTGCTCTTTCCGCCCATCATCGCGCTCTATTCGTGTGTGCTCGGTATCTTCGTCCCGAGCGGCGGAAGCAAATGGCTCATCGAAGCCCCCTACGTGATCGACGCCGCGAACCAGCTCCACGTCAACCAAGGCTGGATGGTGGTCGTCTACGATCTGGGCGAGGCCAGCGCGAACCTGTTGCAGCCGTTTTGGATGCTGCCCACCTTGGCCATCCTCGGCCTGCGGGCGCGCGATGTCATGGGCTACACCTTCGCGATGTTCCTCGCCTGCTTCCCCGTGGTGCTGGTGCTGGTCACCGGCTTCGCGCAAACGCTACCCTTTCCGTAG
- a CDS encoding YceI family protein: MATQSIDVAHSEIGFVVRHMVFSKVRGQFKKWSATLDYDAADPTKSRVGVEIETASIDTREEDRDKHLRSADFLDTEKFPKMIFASKRIERAGKDRYKLVGDLTIHGATNEVTLDVEATGGGADPWGNQRAGFSAKTTILRSQWGLKWNQALEAGGVLVSDKVDVEVEVEVVLGKA, translated from the coding sequence ATGGCAACGCAGAGCATCGACGTCGCGCATTCCGAGATTGGGTTCGTCGTACGCCACATGGTTTTCTCGAAGGTTCGAGGACAATTCAAGAAGTGGAGCGCCACCCTCGACTACGACGCGGCGGATCCGACCAAGTCGCGGGTCGGCGTCGAGATCGAGACCGCCAGCATCGATACACGCGAAGAAGATCGCGACAAGCATCTGCGCTCGGCCGACTTCCTCGACACCGAGAAGTTCCCCAAGATGATCTTCGCCAGCAAGCGCATCGAGCGCGCCGGCAAAGACCGATACAAGCTCGTGGGCGATCTGACGATCCACGGCGCCACCAACGAGGTGACCCTCGACGTGGAGGCCACCGGCGGCGGCGCCGATCCCTGGGGCAATCAGCGCGCGGGCTTCAGCGCGAAGACCACCATCCTGCGCAGCCAGTGGGGCCTGAAATGGAATCAGGCGCTGGAGGCGGGCGGCGTTTTGGTGAGCGACAAAGTCGACGTCGAGGTGGAGGTCGAGGTCGTGCTCGGCAAGGCCTGA
- a CDS encoding VOC family protein has product MIQRLGIASVYVLDQERAKRFYTEILGFEVRTDAHVGSFRWITVVPKGQPDLQIALMAIKPGTHWEPETAETVRALVEKGTFGFGAFHTADCRKTYEELKARGVEFMGEPEERPYGVETVFKDDSGNWFALVQPR; this is encoded by the coding sequence ATGATTCAACGATTGGGTATCGCCAGCGTCTACGTCCTCGACCAGGAGCGCGCCAAGCGCTTTTATACGGAGATCTTGGGCTTCGAAGTGCGCACCGACGCCCATGTCGGCAGCTTCCGCTGGATCACGGTGGTGCCGAAGGGACAGCCGGATCTGCAGATCGCGCTCATGGCGATCAAGCCGGGCACGCATTGGGAGCCAGAGACCGCCGAGACCGTGCGGGCCCTGGTCGAGAAAGGGACCTTTGGCTTTGGCGCCTTTCACACCGCCGACTGCCGAAAGACGTACGAGGAGCTGAAGGCGCGCGGGGTCGAGTTCATGGGCGAACCAGAGGAGCGTCCTTACGGCGTGGAGACCGTGTTCAAGGACGACTCGGGCAACTGGTTCGCCCTGGTCCAGCCGCGCTGA
- a CDS encoding arginase family protein, with amino-acid sequence MKLITGYALAACLAVACAKQPDRLAAATSDLATHASTAPAPDLPRLPDRPSLKLAVLDAPFNLGLRPPAPGREPGTRRLAQALRANDLVARLGATDRGVVPAPPYAFVSDSKTRIYNAAAIRAYSEILAKRVQSITEQGELALVLGGDCSILVGSLMAPPVRGRRGLVFMDAHTDFGPPPAVGAGIELALVTGHGPEGMREFADRSPLVRERDVVMFGPRDEDDLRELRGQTKLRILDFASIRHKGAKESAREALAYLRAQGVDELWIHLDADVLDDAIMPAVDSRGPGGLSYAELRDSVSELVASGMVRGVDVTVFDPDRDPKGDMARAFTSALVETFRR; translated from the coding sequence ATGAAGTTGATTACAGGTTACGCGCTCGCCGCGTGCCTCGCGGTGGCGTGTGCCAAACAGCCGGATCGCCTCGCCGCCGCAACATCGGACCTTGCGACCCATGCCTCGACGGCGCCGGCGCCCGACCTCCCAAGGTTGCCCGACCGACCAAGCTTGAAACTCGCCGTGCTGGACGCGCCTTTCAACTTGGGCCTCCGTCCACCGGCGCCCGGCCGCGAGCCCGGCACGCGCCGGTTGGCACAGGCGCTTCGCGCGAACGATCTCGTGGCGCGCTTGGGCGCGACGGATCGCGGTGTGGTGCCGGCGCCCCCGTATGCGTTCGTGAGCGATTCGAAAACGCGCATTTACAATGCAGCCGCCATTCGCGCGTACAGCGAAATACTCGCCAAGCGGGTCCAGAGCATCACCGAGCAGGGCGAGCTCGCGTTGGTCCTGGGGGGCGATTGCAGCATCCTGGTCGGCTCGTTGATGGCGCCCCCGGTGCGCGGGCGACGCGGGCTCGTCTTCATGGATGCGCACACGGATTTTGGCCCGCCGCCGGCGGTGGGCGCCGGCATCGAGCTGGCGCTGGTCACGGGTCATGGCCCCGAGGGGATGCGTGAGTTCGCCGATCGAAGTCCGCTGGTCCGAGAGCGCGACGTGGTGATGTTCGGCCCGCGCGACGAGGACGATTTGCGCGAGCTCCGCGGACAGACGAAGCTGCGCATCCTCGACTTTGCGTCGATCCGCCACAAAGGGGCGAAGGAGTCCGCGCGCGAGGCACTTGCATACCTGCGCGCGCAAGGTGTCGATGAGCTATGGATTCACCTGGACGCGGACGTGCTCGACGATGCCATCATGCCGGCCGTCGACTCCCGCGGCCCGGGCGGCCTCTCGTATGCCGAGCTCCGGGATAGCGTCTCGGAGCTCGTGGCCTCGGGCATGGTCCGCGGCGTGGACGTGACCGTGTTCGATCCCGATCGGGACCCGAAGGGGGATATGGCGCGCGCCTTCACCTCGGCGTTGGTGGAGACGTTTCGCCGCTGA
- a CDS encoding DUF4173 domain-containing protein has protein sequence MQDDAMPRVAGADVSLPFTDTQRRALMTLTIALALGVATQSLFWNTRLGLNFLLWDLMLAVAVLVTIGPRRPVATVWGAGTASVLFGVSIALRASAWSAAIAAPVAVALLWALPLLARETTQPWELPRVPLRLLARLAKGPSAAAAVVTLPFRIVGASQKTRARRVFVGLLLGLPAASVFVVLFSSDPEFGWLIHRATRSANRAVSFGAWSLLTAAGYLFVHALHRPSPSQQPARSPLPPPPAVIDPALRPPQSFASGEGSAYRDWIAPPAATSVPKAPEPLLSRETWGTLLVPIIGVFALFVGLNLRHVFHGHAYVRDASGPSYSDYLHAGFYQLLAATILSVCLVRVGHALLRARGEVGERVPGGARIRALEVTLLALTVLTLFSCVQRLALYEEAYGATYLRLGVAVIALGVFGVLGLSIAKSICRGWRNFGGATIFWLIGLALAASAFNADAYIAMRNLDRAAIGKPLDVAYLSGLSADALVALKHPYLTYPGHADLRCELEQAWRSARRSPRDWREARGF, from the coding sequence ATGCAAGACGATGCAATGCCCCGCGTCGCCGGCGCCGATGTGTCCCTACCGTTCACGGACACGCAGCGCCGCGCGCTCATGACGCTGACCATTGCGCTCGCATTGGGCGTCGCGACGCAGTCCCTCTTTTGGAACACGCGGCTCGGCCTCAATTTTCTCCTATGGGATCTGATGCTCGCCGTCGCCGTCCTCGTGACCATCGGTCCGCGCCGGCCGGTGGCCACGGTCTGGGGGGCGGGGACGGCGAGCGTGCTGTTCGGCGTTTCCATCGCCCTCCGCGCGAGCGCATGGAGCGCGGCCATCGCGGCACCGGTCGCGGTGGCGCTGCTCTGGGCCCTGCCGCTCCTCGCCCGCGAAACGACGCAGCCCTGGGAGCTCCCGAGGGTGCCGCTCCGGCTGCTGGCGCGCCTCGCCAAAGGGCCATCGGCTGCGGCGGCCGTCGTCACGCTTCCGTTTCGGATCGTGGGGGCCTCGCAGAAGACCCGCGCGCGCCGGGTGTTCGTGGGGCTGCTCCTCGGGCTGCCCGCGGCCTCGGTGTTCGTCGTGCTCTTCTCGAGCGATCCGGAGTTTGGTTGGCTCATCCACCGCGCCACGCGCAGCGCCAACCGCGCCGTTTCGTTTGGAGCGTGGTCGCTCCTGACCGCCGCGGGCTATCTCTTCGTCCATGCGCTGCACCGCCCGTCGCCGTCGCAGCAGCCCGCGCGCTCGCCCTTGCCCCCGCCGCCCGCGGTGATCGATCCCGCGCTTCGCCCGCCCCAGTCGTTTGCCTCGGGCGAAGGATCCGCGTACCGCGATTGGATCGCGCCGCCGGCCGCGACCTCGGTTCCGAAGGCGCCGGAGCCGCTCCTCTCTCGTGAAACGTGGGGAACCCTCCTCGTTCCCATCATTGGCGTGTTCGCCCTGTTCGTCGGCCTCAACCTGCGCCATGTGTTCCATGGCCACGCGTACGTGCGCGATGCGTCGGGCCCCAGCTATTCGGACTATTTGCACGCGGGGTTTTATCAGCTGCTGGCGGCGACCATTCTCTCCGTGTGCCTCGTGCGGGTCGGGCATGCGCTGCTTCGCGCGCGCGGCGAGGTCGGCGAACGCGTCCCCGGTGGCGCGCGGATCCGCGCGCTCGAGGTGACCTTGCTGGCCCTCACCGTGCTCACGTTGTTCTCGTGCGTTCAGCGGCTGGCGCTTTACGAAGAAGCGTATGGGGCGACGTATTTGCGATTGGGCGTGGCCGTGATTGCGCTGGGCGTGTTTGGCGTGCTCGGGCTGAGCATCGCCAAATCGATTTGCCGCGGCTGGAGAAATTTCGGAGGCGCGACCATCTTTTGGCTGATCGGCTTGGCGCTGGCGGCCAGCGCGTTCAACGCAGACGCCTACATCGCCATGCGCAACCTCGATCGCGCGGCCATCGGCAAGCCGCTCGACGTCGCCTACCTCTCCGGGCTGAGCGCAGACGCCTTGGTGGCACTAAAACATCCGTACTTGACCTACCCCGGTCATGCCGACCTGCGTTGCGAGCTGGAGCAGGCGTGGCGCTCCGCGCGCCGTTCGCCCCGCGACTGGCGCGAGGCCCGCGGCTTTTGA
- a CDS encoding isoprenylcysteine carboxylmethyltransferase family protein, protein MHATIVLSHLRSFVLPLSAAILVPALCLEPGCWPPRMTLQTAAGAALILAGLAMLAWTVGLFARVGRGTLAPWEPTRKLVVVGPYAHVRNPMISGVFTLIVGEALFVASRGISIWAAVFFAVNHVYFVLSEEPGLVERFGAEYTEYTRHVPRWIPRRTGWHPGGALSGETSPPTPR, encoded by the coding sequence GTGCATGCTACCATCGTGCTCTCCCATCTGCGATCCTTCGTGCTGCCTCTGTCGGCCGCGATCCTCGTTCCGGCGCTCTGCCTCGAGCCGGGCTGCTGGCCCCCGCGGATGACGTTGCAAACCGCCGCCGGCGCCGCGCTCATCCTTGCGGGGCTGGCCATGCTCGCATGGACGGTTGGGCTCTTCGCGCGCGTCGGCCGCGGAACGCTCGCGCCATGGGAGCCGACGCGAAAGCTCGTCGTGGTGGGCCCCTATGCCCATGTGCGCAACCCCATGATCAGCGGCGTGTTCACCCTGATCGTGGGGGAGGCGCTCTTCGTTGCCTCGCGCGGCATTTCCATTTGGGCGGCGGTGTTCTTCGCCGTGAACCATGTCTATTTCGTGCTGTCCGAGGAGCCCGGCCTGGTCGAACGATTCGGTGCAGAATACACAGAGTACACGCGCCATGTGCCGCGCTGGATTCCGCGGCGCACGGGGTGGCATCCGGGAGGAGCGCTCAGCGGCGAAACGTCTCCACCAACGCCGAGGTGA
- a CDS encoding WHG domain-containing protein, translating to MAKLQPQKSERKYHHGDLRRALVDAALALIGEGELGTLSLREVARRAGVTPAAPYHHFRDKTELLAAVAQEGFLALGERMDAAVADIPARSGRRRLAAIGRAYIEFARERQAHYRVMFLPEMKQTDPSLGMHAAADAALARLIAAVQAAGPPADDETACRRAVLAWATGHGIVSLWNDGLLDHKLPIDASFVDAAVAQIVAVARAG from the coding sequence ATGGCGAAGCTGCAGCCGCAAAAGTCGGAGCGGAAGTACCACCACGGCGATCTGCGCCGCGCGCTGGTGGACGCCGCGCTGGCGCTGATCGGGGAAGGGGAGCTCGGCACCTTGTCCTTGCGCGAGGTCGCGCGCCGCGCGGGGGTGACACCGGCGGCGCCCTACCATCATTTCCGCGACAAGACGGAGCTCTTGGCGGCGGTCGCCCAGGAAGGGTTTCTCGCGCTGGGCGAGCGCATGGACGCGGCCGTCGCCGACATCCCCGCGCGGAGCGGCCGGCGCCGCCTCGCGGCCATCGGGCGTGCGTACATCGAGTTCGCGCGCGAGCGGCAAGCGCACTACCGGGTCATGTTCCTACCCGAGATGAAGCAGACCGATCCCTCGCTGGGCATGCACGCCGCGGCCGATGCGGCGCTCGCGCGTCTGATCGCCGCCGTCCAGGCAGCCGGCCCGCCGGCCGACGACGAAACCGCGTGCCGCCGCGCGGTGCTCGCGTGGGCCACGGGGCACGGCATCGTGTCGCTCTGGAACGATGGGCTCCTCGATCACAAGCTGCCCATCGATGCCAGCTTCGTCGACGCGGCCGTCGCGCAAATCGTGGCGGTGGCTCGGGCGGGGTAG
- a CDS encoding SDR family oxidoreductase yields MKAFVTGATGLLGNNLVRALIAEGHTVRALVRSTEKARTYLGDTGAELVRGDMEDVPAFAHALEGCDVVFHTAAYFREYYGSGDHWPKLEAINVHGTVALAEAAHARGVRRLVDVSSSGTIGLRPDGSAGDESTPPSPLAKDNLYVKSKVMVAERLREVGARTGLAIVQVLPGWMFGPWDAAPTGSGQLVRDYLAKALPAIPPGGTSVVDARDVAVGAIRAAEKGRPGERYILAGDFATLEDIVQILAQVSDVPPPRTRLPYAIAWTYALVSQTWARLTGGETLVTLEAVRMMQARLRADSTKAQRELGFRARPLIDTLRDEVAWYRAHDAVAGGVLARPVSA; encoded by the coding sequence ATGAAAGCTTTCGTGACCGGAGCCACCGGCCTTCTTGGCAACAACCTCGTTCGCGCGCTCATCGCGGAGGGCCACACCGTCCGCGCGCTGGTTCGTTCGACGGAAAAAGCACGAACCTACCTGGGCGACACGGGCGCCGAGCTCGTGCGCGGGGACATGGAGGACGTTCCCGCGTTCGCGCACGCGCTCGAAGGTTGCGACGTGGTGTTTCACACGGCCGCGTACTTTCGCGAGTACTACGGCTCGGGGGATCATTGGCCCAAGCTCGAAGCCATCAACGTGCACGGCACCGTGGCGCTGGCGGAGGCCGCGCACGCCCGCGGCGTTCGCCGGCTGGTCGACGTGAGCTCCTCGGGCACCATCGGCCTCCGCCCCGACGGAAGCGCCGGCGACGAGAGCACGCCGCCCTCGCCGCTCGCCAAGGACAACCTGTACGTGAAGAGCAAGGTGATGGTGGCCGAGCGCCTGCGCGAGGTGGGCGCGCGCACCGGCCTCGCGATCGTGCAGGTGCTCCCGGGTTGGATGTTCGGCCCCTGGGATGCCGCACCGACGGGCAGCGGCCAATTGGTGCGCGACTACTTGGCGAAGGCCCTCCCCGCCATTCCTCCGGGCGGCACCAGCGTGGTCGACGCCCGCGACGTGGCGGTGGGCGCTATTCGCGCGGCCGAGAAAGGGCGGCCGGGCGAGCGCTACATTCTGGCCGGAGACTTCGCGACCTTGGAGGACATCGTTCAGATCCTCGCCCAGGTCTCCGACGTACCGCCGCCGCGCACCCGCCTTCCGTATGCCATCGCCTGGACGTACGCGCTCGTTTCGCAAACGTGGGCGCGGCTGACGGGCGGTGAGACCTTGGTCACCCTCGAGGCGGTGCGCATGATGCAAGCGCGCCTTCGCGCCGATTCGACCAAGGCGCAGCGCGAGCTCGGCTTCCGCGCGCGCCCGCTCATCGATACGTTGCGCGACGAGGTCGCGTGGTACCGCGCGCACGACGCCGTCGCCGGCGGCGTCCTCGCGCGCCCCGTCTCCGCGTGA
- the nthA gene encoding nitrile hydratase subunit alpha, giving the protein MSGDHPHGEQDHGHGHGHEGSATMASRVAGLVEKLAHKGLVTEEQIDAAIVTFLAKAGPSNGAALVARAWVDPAFKARLLQDGNAALDELGLDMSHWARVTLRAVENTEHVHNVIVCTLCSCYPIALLGPSPSWYKSLAYRARVVRDPRGVLAEFGVELDPRTEIRVWDSTAELRYVVIPRRPAGTQTWTEDELGAAVTRDALIGTAVL; this is encoded by the coding sequence ATGAGCGGCGATCACCCGCACGGCGAGCAGGATCACGGGCACGGCCATGGCCACGAGGGCAGCGCGACGATGGCGTCGCGGGTGGCCGGGCTGGTGGAGAAGCTCGCGCACAAGGGGCTGGTGACCGAGGAGCAAATCGACGCGGCCATCGTGACGTTTCTGGCCAAGGCCGGCCCGTCGAACGGGGCGGCGCTGGTGGCGCGCGCCTGGGTCGATCCCGCCTTCAAAGCGCGCCTCCTCCAGGACGGCAACGCGGCGCTCGACGAGCTCGGGCTCGACATGAGCCACTGGGCGCGCGTGACCTTGCGCGCCGTCGAGAACACGGAGCACGTCCACAATGTCATCGTGTGCACGCTCTGCTCGTGCTACCCGATCGCCCTCTTGGGCCCCTCCCCCAGCTGGTACAAAAGCTTGGCGTACCGCGCCCGCGTCGTGCGCGATCCCCGCGGCGTGCTCGCCGAGTTCGGGGTGGAGCTCGATCCCCGCACCGAGATCCGCGTCTGGGACAGCACCGCGGAGCTGCGCTATGTCGTCATCCCCCGCCGCCCCGCCGGGACCCAAACATGGACCGAGGACGAGCTCGGCGCCGCCGTCACCCGCGACGCGCTGATCGGCACCGCGGTGCTCTGA